The Calliphora vicina chromosome 3, idCalVici1.1, whole genome shotgun sequence genome contains a region encoding:
- the Gr61a gene encoding gustatory receptor for sugar taste 61a, producing the protein MPLVNAWEYNPYRLKFNVPCWAMTTTVLFFIFGGWKTMQFSAQMFKSGINAKNIVSIVFFCINFVICINFLNLARNWPQLIQYWTRIDLLFLMPPYKPPKWPLRKQLRTLLIGFWITALVEHCLFYASGYYNFRMRRLYCHPHDVHYSFKDYIQMELFSDIFTYYPYNTFVAVYGFVFIFKRTFTFIWNFLDFFIMAISLGLATRFHQFNARIEVLAGCYVPDVVWHSIRREHIILCEFMEHVNDQVSTIVFLSSLNNMYFICNNLLNIFTKLRFAINYVYFWFSLIFLLSRTFCVFMFASEIHDASVLPLKTLYLVPSGCWTVEVQRFTAQIVNEFIGLTGKRFYVVTRKNLFGMMATIITYEFMLLQFDQKNLEMGLPDLCSK; encoded by the exons ATGCCGTTGGTGAATGCATGGGAATACAATCCATATCGTTTGAAATTCAATGTACCCTGCTGGGCCATGACAACAACcgtattatttttcatatttggcgGATGGAAAACAATGCAATTTTCAGCACAAATGTTTAAAAGTGGcataaatgcaaaaaatatag TTAGCATTGTTTTCTTCTGCATAAACTTcgttatttgtataaattttctaaatttagcAAGAAATTGGCCACAATTAATACAATATTGGACACGCATCGATTTGCTGTTTCTAATGCCTCCCTATAAACCACCGAAATGGCCATTACGTAAACAATTACGGACACTGCTAATTGGTTTTTGGATAACGGCTTTAG TGGAACATTGTTTGTTTTATGCTTCCGGTTATTATAATTTTCGTATGCGTCGCCTCTATTGCCACCCCCATGATGTACACTACTCTTTTAAGGATTACATACAGATGGAATTGTTTTCGGATATCTTTACATATTATCCCTATAATACGTTTGTGGCTGTTTATGGATTTgtattca tttttaaacggacttttacatttatatggaattttttggatttttttataatggCCATAAGTTTGGGACTGGCAACACGTTTTCACCAATTCAATGCTCGTATAGAAGTTTTGGCGGGTTGT TATGTTCCAGATGTTGTCTGGCATAGTATACGTCGAGAACACATCATACTGTGCGAATTCATGGAGCATGTTAATGATCAAGTGTCGACAATTGTATTTCTATCATCGCTTAACAACATGTATTtcatttgtaataatttattaaacatatttac TAAACTTCGTTTTGCCATTAATTATGTGTACTTTTGGTTCTCCTTAATATTTCTGTTAAGTCGCACCTTTTGCGTTTTTATGTTTGCTTCAGAAATCCATGATGCCTCGGTGTTGCCTTTGAAGACTTTATATCTGGTACCCAGTGGTTGTTGGACCGTAGAGGTGCAACGTTTTACAGCGCAAATTGTTAACGAGTTTATCGGTTTGACAGGCAAACGTTTCTATGTCGTGACGCGAAAGAACTTATTTGGT ATGATGGCTACAATAATAACATATGAATTTATGCTTTTGCAGTTCGATCAGAAAAATCTGGAAATGGGTTTACCCGATTTATgtagtaaataa